The stretch of DNA ACTATCGCCTATGCCACCAATCGGAACGCTGGTGCCTGGCAAAACACGCTCGTCTTCATGGGCGATGACGGCAATAACAATCTGCACATGCGGGATGTCAACGAGGTGGCTGAAGACGTGGCCGCCACACACCCCGGCTACTTGGTGAAGAAAGTAATGTGGGACACCTATAAACGCGAATCCAGTTCTACGGGCTACTCCTATCCCGAGGTGACGGCCGTTGTCAAGCAATATCAGCAATCGGGTGCGCTGGTGATGGACTATGCTGGCCATGGTCGAACGGATCAGGTCTCGCATGAATCGGTACTTCGACTCAACGACTTCAAGAGTTTCTCCAACAAGAATCTGCCGCTCTGGGTCACCGCCTCGTGCGATATTATGCCTTTCGATGGTTCCGTTCCCACTATCGGCGAGGCTGCTATCCTCAATCCCCATGGCGGTGCCGTAGCCTTTTTCGGAACTACTCGCACTGTCTACGCTTACTACAACAAACTCATCAACCGTGCTTATCTGCGCTATGTGCTTAGCGACGTTGGTGGTCGGCCCGTCTCTATCGGCGAGGCCCAACGGCTGGCTAAGAATCTCATGATTACCAGCGGACAGGATCGAACGACCAACAAACTGCAATATTCGCTTCTGGGCGATCCGGCCCTTGTGCTCAATCGGCCTACGGCTCGCGTGGTGGTCGATTCGATCAACGGTCTCGATGTCGCCTCCCATCAACCTTCGCTTAAGGCTGGCAGTATTGTCACCGTGAAGGGGCACGTAGAGGGATATCCTACCTTCGAGGGCGTTGTGACGGCCACTGTGAGAGATAAAAAGGAAGACATCACTTGTAGACTGAACAATACTTCGAAAGAGGGAGCTGAAACGCCGTTCCAATACACCGACCGACTGAATACGCTTTATCACGGAGCTGATAGCGTGCGTGGTGGAAAGTTCTCCTTTGTTTTTGCCGTTCCCAGGGATATTCGTTACGACAGCGGTACGGGACTGATGAACCTCTACGCCGTAGACAATGCCCATACGGTGAAAGCCCACGGAGCCTGCGACCGTTTCACCGTAGGTGGAGCCTCTATGACGCATAACGACTCCATCGGGCCCTCCATCTACTGTTATCTCAACTCGCCTGCTTTTGTCGATGGCGGCAATGTGAACAGTCAGCCTCTCTTCGTGGCCAAGATTTCGGATAAAGACGGGCTCAATACCACGGGCAGTAGCGTGGGACACGACCTACAACTCATTGTCGACGGTCAGATGGCTACCACCTATAATCTCAACGATTATTTCGCTTACGACTTCGGATCGTATACCTCGGGCTCCGTCTTCTTCTCTCTGCCAGAACTCTCAGAAGGTCCGCACACCCTCACTTTCCGTGCTTGGGACGTGCAGAATAACTCTTCTTCTGCCTCGCTCCGCTTCTATGTGGTGCGTGGAATGCTCACTGGAGAGGTAGACATCAACGCTACCGAGAATCCCACCCGCACTACCACTACCTTTATTGTGAGTCACGATATGGGCGCAACGCCCATGGATGTGGAGATAGAGGTGTTCGACTCTTCCGGAAGGCAATTATGGACTTCTTCAGAAACCGGCGCTAGTGCCCTGGGTAGCTACACCAAAAGCTGGGACTTGACCACGGCTGATGGTAGCCGACTACAAACTGGTATCTATCTTTATCGCGTGAAACTCGCCGCCAAAGGAGGGACGAAAACGTCGAAAGTGCGGAAATTAATCGTCCTCAACAATAAATAATCCCCCGCCAGCGTTTATTCTACGTCTCCGTTGAGCCACAGCGTTTTCTCGAATTCCCACGTAGAGGGATAACACTTTTGCCGATAACGAAACGATTTTAAATCCACAAATACAACAAATCCTTTCAGATTGATGAATAAAATCCAACGAATCACGATTCTTTCTCTGCTCCTTCTGTGCATCTCGACAGCCAGGGCCGACGAAGACTATAAAGTGAAACTCTTCAACCCTGTCAGAACGGCTGCCACCTCGCAGATGATCGCTCCCGATGCTCGCTCGGCAGGAATGGGCGACGTGGGTGCGGCAACAGAGGCCGACGCCGTATCACAGTATTGGAATCCCGCTAAATACCCGTTTGCCATCTCGCGTTCGGGCGTGGCCTTGAGTTATACCCCGTGGCTCCGACAGTTGGTCAACGACATTGGACTGGCCTATCTCGCCGGCTACTATCGTATAGGAGACTACAGTGCTATCTCTGGATCTGTGCGTTACTTCTCTTTGGGTGAAGTAACCACCATCACGAAAGGCGGTGGTACCGGGCTCACCATCAAACCCTACGAAATGTCTGTCGACGTAGCCTATTCGCTCATGCTCAGCGAGAAATTCTCCATTGCTGCCGGCGTGCGTTGGATCTACTCCGACCTCACTTATAGTTACACCGACAACACCTCGCCAGGGTCGGCCTTTGCCGCTGATCTCGGGCTTTACTATCAGAACTACGTCAACCTTGGTCAGCGTGAATGTCAGTTGGGTCTTGGAATGAACATCTCTAACATTGGTAGCAAAATCTCGATGGGTAACGATCTCCATAGCGATTTTATTCCCACCAATCTCCGTTTAGGAGCCTCGTTGATGGTGCCCATCGACGAATACAACCGATTCACCATCGCTGCAGATGCCAACAAACTGCTCGTGCCCACCGCTCCTCACCAACGCAAAGGCGAAACCACTGAAGAATTTCAACGCCGCGAGCAGCGCGACTATTACGATATCTCCTCTATCGGCGGCATCTTCAAGAGCTTCGGCGACGCGCCGGGTGGTTTTAAAGAGGAACTGGAAGAAATCAACTACAGCCTCGGAGCCGAATACATCTATAATGACAAGTTCACCCTGCGCGCCGGATACCACCACGAGAGTGCCAATAAAGGAAATCGGAAATATTTCACGGTCGGAGCTGGCTTCCGCATGAGTGCCTTTACCCTCGACGCAGGTTATGTCATCGCCACGGCGAAAAGTAATCCGCTCGACCAGACCCTGCGTTTCACCCTCAGCTTCGATATGGACGGAATCAAAGATTTATTTAAGTAGTTGGGAAGTTGACAAGTTAACAAGTTAACAAGGAGTTTACCTTATTAACTCGTCAACTCACCAGGAAACCTCCTCATCAACTTGTCAACTCATCAACTCATCAACTAACAAGATGAATAGAATCGGATTTGGATACGATGTACACCGCCTTTCAGAAGGACGAGCCCTTTGGCTTGGTGGTATCAAGATAGAACACAGTGTAGGCCTGTTAGGCCACAGCGACGCCGACGTGCTCATCCACGCTATCTGCGACGCCTTGCTTGGAGCGGCCAACATGCGCGACATCGGTTATCACTTTCCCGACACCGCGGTTGAAACGCTTG from Prevotella sp. oral taxon 475 encodes:
- the porV gene encoding type IX secretion system outer membrane channel protein PorV: MNKIQRITILSLLLLCISTARADEDYKVKLFNPVRTAATSQMIAPDARSAGMGDVGAATEADAVSQYWNPAKYPFAISRSGVALSYTPWLRQLVNDIGLAYLAGYYRIGDYSAISGSVRYFSLGEVTTITKGGGTGLTIKPYEMSVDVAYSLMLSEKFSIAAGVRWIYSDLTYSYTDNTSPGSAFAADLGLYYQNYVNLGQRECQLGLGMNISNIGSKISMGNDLHSDFIPTNLRLGASLMVPIDEYNRFTIAADANKLLVPTAPHQRKGETTEEFQRREQRDYYDISSIGGIFKSFGDAPGGFKEELEEINYSLGAEYIYNDKFTLRAGYHHESANKGNRKYFTVGAGFRMSAFTLDAGYVIATAKSNPLDQTLRFTLSFDMDGIKDLFK